Proteins co-encoded in one Plasmodium berghei ANKA genome assembly, chromosome: 11 genomic window:
- a CDS encoding phosphatidylinositol 3-kinase, putative, whose product MDYKENSGQANIKDIDLYVTIKLRFCICLKENNDIIIGKKIYDEKKKLIKKIIYLKKFILKKKRNGESRVENTQIKNDDNIVEKKGDSISSYIIQTSQNQNIIDKKDESKHNNSIFNYTNINYKEWRKEKNQNNFFITCYLIIDNEFFSHPVTLECDEIKIRNESDRIKIKKKKEEFLDPIDMFIEKKKKKIANKIFIINKRICFPLKYRQLSTNSYLLFIFQNKNNTDVSYYSFCKLFTQNGVLKQGLQIRHMYYTGNSNKKNNNIIASKTAHRVNRHVTESLKRNIIYIKNGSKNKSKQCLLRFLKNNYAYNDLLNVFNLKKIYMKKEKYTFGKSNAKNKLIAHAKFSTDKFIIKKKKNKVNFIRSNHKFKSYTKKVLHIDSMIQQTKQKGNDEKIISLGNNLYDNNQEIPNNTKAINSFNMGLFRGETYWNYTITSKKNKKFYLNLLKYKRMEHFIYSLKRNIIKNYKTFEKKKLIYEKEIKNEKIDKNNHRIKEIGYIKYEVNRNKKCRAFTNLSEINTKKNENFSNNITDICWIKNKKLLKWKNGYSYIKKYSYLYDLHNGRISDVGNRNTFKLLKGVINIYKKFKIFKEKKIKGYLIFNCVSFNKAKICYNEKKKKLITFHENIFNDIGNKEIEPPNFYHNTDSNYDWFFNSFDYVGDTSNINNLSFNKFVKYVAKGQKKNRRGNLFLNNFIFDDKKGNKINKKDTNYPYNRFKIIENKKDCGKKKKILCKRNTVDVLRNVNTSHRHTEKKMNDIFDHISKYTNRISKNINISNINRYDDYPFNFFLKEKYENKNISVATPPIDEIKTLNYVLSIPLAKINDDGKKCLWKFRLFLVNRKETLGKFIKSVNWNDKDEEKEAISLLRKWSKPSLENCLELFHLYMHYNVIKKYIIDIIKNAKKEQLKLYLFQIIQRLRTFNYQRIDDLFIDILIHKCAKSKKLSIYLYWFLLSETQDKNNGKLYLHIHKLFINKLVKSNSKKKKKILEILKNQNRFRNQLLYLTIIAKNKSDHIQNKTKKIRKNIFYYRQCFGYINIKNFIKNNIFITDQKVYNFSHTSESQKDDDHISSYLIDPNFLNPSTAEKELHQHSSTNSPSTFISSNASLINQNEENQSLKKKNNLKIIPNDLCNSIYYLSPELTIHFNADEDKYAFRYERKCNMSDEYINSNAMSNVSHNRNRDHDFENENNGYVINYIDDSKIVKIEKNKDSSFFYNFLQPNDGFGFFLNYSDDDKNIEILDDSINIVQEQKIKKVTTPLILPIDPNTELLTFLPEHSYVLRSSLYPIVIACLVRKKIKLFHSDFHNLIINKQKYLKKNIKKKKKNYSLYHFYDSKFIKALYNSFDKAKDFQYYYKNIKCVNNVIFYRKQKIERISNPSQNNEPFIDGKKQHTQVRKDILKEMQIKISTDNGKYNNDDSIADLNENFGDIDYTFSPDFSHFENKKTDNDSPITPTSKPVLKKKSGINNLDKPYSKLYEKENDPSNDHLEKEFAQKEKQNNINKKRVKKYNEIYELTIKKYIYKAGDDLRQDHLVIQVIYIIDNIWKKYGLNLKLTLYRVLALSTNDGFIEFVDYAESISSIKKNYNGEIRQYFIHHSKERNTPLGFDTEILENFISSCAGYSVITYILGIGDRHLDNLMVSNDGRFFHIDFGYIFGEDPKPFSPPMKLCKEMIEAMGGAQSVGYEQFLKKCCLAYKYLRYHSTLLISLLDSMCESGLKDMKTAPELCVLKVQEKFRLDLNDEAAEIQFLEVINASVKTLFPVVVDKLHEWALNWK is encoded by the coding sequence atggaCTATAAAGAAAACAGTGGGCAGGCAAATATAAAGGATATAGATTTGTATGTTACTATAAAACTGCGGTTTTGTATTTGCCTTAAAGagaataatgatataattattgggaaaaaaatatatgatgagaaaaaaaaattaataaaaaaaataatttatttaaaaaagtttatattgaaaaaaaaaagaaatggaGAATCACGAGTGGAAAATactcaaataaaaaatgatgataatattgtagaaaaaaaaggtGACTCGATCtcatcatatattatacaaacaagtcaaaatcaaaatattattgataaaaaagaCGAAAGTAAACATAATAATTCTATATTCAATtacacaaatataaattataaagaatGGCGGAAGGAAAAAAAccaaaacaatttttttataacttgCTATTTAATTATAGACAATGAGTTTTTTTCTCACCCAGTTACTCTCGAATGTGATGAGATTAAGATAAGAAACGAAAGTGATagaatcaaaataaaaaaaaaaaaagaggaaTTCCTTGATCCAATTGATATgtttatagaaaaaaaaaaaaaaaaaatcgcaaataaaatatttataataaataaacgaATATGTTTTCCACTGAAATATCGTCAATTAAGCACAAATAGTtacttattatttatttttcaaaataaaaataacacaGATGTAAGTTATTATTCgttttgtaaattatttactCAAAATGGGGTTTTAAAGCAGGGATTGCAAATAAGGCATATGTATTACACAGGAAATagtaacaaaaaaaacaacaaTATAATAGCTAGCAAAACTGCTCATCGTGTTAATAGACATGTCACTGAATCATTGAAGAGgaacattatttatattaagaatggttctaaaaataaatcaaaacaATGTCTTCTtcgttttttaaaaaacaattacgcatataatgatttattaaatgtctttaatttaaaaaaaatatatatgaaaaaagaaaaatacaCATTTGGTAAGAGCAATGCAAAAAACAAACTAATAGCACACGCCAAATTTTCTACTgacaaatttataataaaaaaaaaaaaaaataaagttaaCTTTATAAGATCAAATCATAAATTCAAATCGTATACAAAAAAAGTATTACATATTGATAGTATGATTCAACAGACTAAACAAAAGGGAAATGATGAGAAAATTATCTCATTAggaaataatttgtatGATAACAATCAAGAAATCCCCAATAATACAAAAGCCATAAACAGTTTTAACATGGGTTTGTTTAGAGGGGAAACATATTGGAATTACACTATTacttcaaaaaaaaataaaaaattttatttaaatttattaaaatataaacgcATGGagcattttatatattccctaaaaagaaacataataaaaaattataaaacttttgagaaaaaaaaattaatatatgagaaagagataaaaaatgagaaaatCGACAAAAACAATCATcgaataaaagaaataggatatataaaatatgaagtTAATCGAAATAAAAAGTGTAGAGCTTTCACAAATTTAAgtgaaataaatacaaaaaagaatgaaaatttttcaaataatataacgGATATATGTtggataaaaaataaaaaattattaaaatggaaaaatggatatagttatataaaaaaatatagctATTTGTATGATTTACATAATGGTAGAATATCAGATGTTGGAAACAGAAATACATTTAAATTACTTAAAGgtgtaataaatatatataaaaaatttaaaatttttaaggaaaaaaaaataaaaggatatttaatatttaattgtgTTAGTTTTAATAAAGCCAAAATATGCTATaatgaaaagaaaaaaaaactaattACATttcatgaaaatatttttaatgatataggaaataaagaaattgaacccccaaatttttatcataacaCTGATTCAAATTATGATTggttttttaattcattcGACTATGTTGGAGATACTagtaatattaataatttaagttttaataaatttgtaaaatatgttGCAAAAGGACAGAAGAAAAATAGGCGtggaaatttatttttgaacaATTTCATATTTGATGATAAGAAGggtaacaaaataaataaaaaagatacAAACTATCCATACAATCGATTTAAGATAatagaaaacaaaaaggattgtggaaaaaaaaaaaaaattttatgtaAACGAAACACTGTGGATGTACTTCGAAATGTGAATACAAGTCATAGACatacagaaaaaaaaatgaatgaCATATTTGATCATATTAGTAAATACACTAATAGGattagtaaaaatataaatataagcaATATAAATAGATATGATGATTAtccatttaatttttttttaaaagaaaaatacgaaaataaaaacatatctGTTGCCACTCCACCAAtagatgaaataaaaacattaaattatgttttaaGTATTCCTTtagcaaaaataaatgatgatGGGAAAAAGTGTTTATGGAAATttcgtttatttttagtaaaTCGAAAAGAAACATTAggaaaatttattaaatctGTAAATTGGAATGATAAagatgaagaaaaagaagCAATCAGTTTATTAAGAAAATGGTCAAAGCCATCTCTTGAAAATTGTCTAGAATTAttccatttatatatgcattataatgttataaaaaaatatattatagatatcattaaaaatgcaaaaaaagaacaattaaaattatatctaTTTCAAATTATTCAAAGATTAAGAACATTTAATTACCAACGTATCGATGATTTATTCattgatatattaatacataaatGTGCAAAATCCAAAAAATTATCCATCTATTTATATTGGTTTCTTCTTAGTGAAACacaagataaaaataatggaaagttatatttacatattcataaattatttataaataaattagttAAATccaattcaaaaaaaaaaaaaaaaattttagaaattttaaaaaatcaaaatagaTTTCGTAATCAGTTACTTTACCTAACAATAATagctaaaaataaaagtgatcatattcaaaataaaacaaaaaaaattaggaaaaatatattttattataggCAATGCTTTGGctatataaatatcaaaaattttattaaaaataatatatttattactgATCAAAAGGTTTATAACTTTTCTCATACTTCCGAATCTCAAAAAGATGATGATCATATTTCTTCTTATCTTATTGATcctaattttttaaatccaTCAACAGCTGAAAAGGAGTTACATCAACACAGTTCCACAAATTCACCATCAACTTTCATTTCATCTAATGCATCTCTGATTAAtcaaaatgaagaaaatcagtctttaaaaaaaaaaaacaatttaaaaattattccaAACGACCTTTGCaattctatatattatctAAGTCCAGAACTCACGATTCATTTTAATGCGGATGAAGataaatatgcatttcGGTATGAAAGAAAATGTAACATGTCagatgaatatattaatagcAATGCTATGAGCAATGTTAGTCATAATCGAAATCGTGATCATgattttgaaaatgaaaacaacGGATATgtgataaattatattgatGACTCTAAAATAGTAAagatagaaaaaaataaagatagttcctttttttataattttttacaacCTAATGATGGCTTTGGATTTTTCCTTAATTATAGtgatgatgataaaaaCATTGAAATTTTAGATGATTCTATAAATATCGTTCaagaacaaaaaataaaaaaagtaactACTCCTTTAATTTTGCCAATAGATCCAAATACTGAGTTATTAACTTTTTTACCTGAACATTCATATGTTTTACGATCATCATTATATCCTATTGTTATAGCTTGTTTagtcagaaaaaaaattaaattatttcattcTGATTTCCATAActtaattattaataaacaaaaatatctaaaaaaaaatataaagaagaaaaaaaaaaattattcattATATCATTTCTATGATTCGAAATTTATTAAAGCGTTATATAATTCGTTTGATAAAGCAAAagattttcaatattattataaaaacattaaGTGTGTGaataatgttattttttatagaaaacaaaaaatagaGCGAATAAGCAACCCTTCACAAAATAATGAGCCTTTTATAGATGGAAAGAAACAACACACACAAGTAAGAAAAGATATTCTGAAAGAaatgcaaataaaaatttcaaCTGATAATGGGAAATACAATAATGATGATTCAATAGCagatttaaatgaaaattttggAGACATTGATTATACCTTCAGTCCTGATTTTTCgcattttgaaaataaaaaaactgaTAATGATTCACCAATTACACCCACTTCAAAACCAGtattgaaaaagaaaagtggcataaataatttagatAAACCATACTCTAAATTgtatgaaaaagaaaatgatcCTTCGAATGATCACCTAGAAAAAGAATTCGcacaaaaagaaaaacaaaataatattaataaaaaacgtgtaaaaaaatataatgaaatatatgaactaactattaaaaaatatatatataaagccGGAGATGATTTAAGGCAGGATCATTTAGTTATAcaagttatatatataattgataatatttggaaaaaatatggattaaatttaaaactAACATTATATAGAGTTTTGGCTTTATCTACTAATGATGGATTTATTGAATTTGTAGATTATGCTGAATCTATATcttctataaaaaaaaattacaatgGTGAAATCAGgcaatattttattcatcATAGTAAAGAAAGGAATACTCC